Below is a genomic region from Castanea sativa cultivar Marrone di Chiusa Pesio chromosome 2, ASM4071231v1.
acataattttttaagatggtaaaataaaataaaatgaaaattgtggATGCAAATGCTGTTATTATtatctacaacattttaaaTTGAAAGACACTCCTTATTGTTGGAAAAAATGGAGGTTTGTCGGTCTCTCCAAGTTGCACATCTTTCCTTGATGCCAGTGAGTACAGTGATGTGATCAAAGCCTTAATTTTTCGCTGAGCGTTCCtatcaatacttttaaaaatgTTACGATTTAACGTCttaaaaagtcactttatcaattttaacaacttATTTTATGATACATCTAAtattaaagtttttatttttttttactatttcatttaaaataatataaactacccattaaaataataaaaaataactacaCAAACCACTTTTTCCACCACaagtattaaaatatatatatattttttttaaagattggaGCTACAGTATGAAAGCTCACTGTAGAttagattgtattttttttaaaaaaattttgcatgTTTGTTATAGCTTgcttttttatgctttttacaAACTTGAcgttaaaatttagcatttagcattcttaatgagaatgctcttaagCTTTGCCTCCAACAATGCTTACTGAATTTTGTCATGTTAGTGTACGTTTGGCTTTAGCTTAAAAAACcggtttattttactattttgcttattttgctaatatttatgagtctcattacattttttaatactattcattctactgtattattttaactaacttttacctttatctacagtactttcagtaaaaaaatttcactttcagcaaaataagcaaattcTAAACACACCCTTAATATGCTCTAATGCTGTTACACTTTACGCCCTACAAACATGTTGGTTCCCTCGTTCATCTTAGCTTCATAAATCATAAGCATGACcgcttcttttttatttttattttttactaattctcTTCCCATCAGTCTTTGATAATCAGCTGCCAGTTCCTGAAAACTTCCCTCATCCATCCCATCTTGGTTTCGAGAGACTCCTGTTGATAAGAGCAAAAAGCTTCATGGTACCTGAATGGAAAACTTCCCTCATCCCATCTATGCATCTATTTGAAATCATAAATGTATAATTAGAGCTTAAAAGGTGAATCTCAAGTCACAaaacaactattttttaaatcaaaaccCAAGGGAGCTTTAGATAATAAGAGCATATGCATTGGCCTTCAGGCTCTAAAAGCAGTGACTAGACTAGACAATGCCATAGATCGGGGACCTAAAACATAACACCCTTCCTAAACAAAACgcaagagaaataaaataaattgaattgaattgaattaaaTCATCATTGTCAAACTGTACTAATACATTAGAAATGAAATACAGAAGTTCAGGCATTGGACTTAACAAGAGGAACTTGGCATTTATGCATGGTAGAGAGATATAAATACACACCCATCCTTACAATTACTTAACTAATGGGGATGGGTGTAAGCAGCCTCAAACGACACTATTCTGACTCTTCAAACGGGACACGAACAAACAACTGTCCATGCAGGGTAACCACAGCTGATGTCTGATGTGGGTCAATTCTAGAGGGTAAGCTGACAACCTGGTAAAAGAAAAGTGAATCTCAATGTGTATGAcaactaattaaaaataataataaaacacgGTTTTCTATGCAAAGATAATATTATGAAGGCAATTGAAATCccaaataaaatacaaacaaccAGCCGAGAGCTCATACAGCAAAAAACACCATGCCAACAATTTAATTGCCAATTTGTTTTGGATGACGgtttttttatatcaaatatCCTGTATGATtgtgattttattaattttttagattaaaagtttttaatctTATCTTATCCTTTGAGTAACCAAACCCTATTTGAGATTAAATAGAAAGTTTaatcaattttgaagaattaaaccacttacaaaatccaaaccaagtagattttttttttttttttttaaatttatttccaGTTATCAGTGAAAGAGAAAACATAATTAATACCTTTTTGAAGGGTGTGACACCCCACGGATTATCAGTATGCTCAGGTTCACCACTTATAACAAGGCGGCCAGCAGGATCTGATTGAACACGCACCTGAAATTGCCAGAGAAGGTAATAAATACTATTGTTGGAATGTACGTCTTGTcattagtgtgtgtgtatatatatatatatactgtaaaaaaaataccaaaacgTATTAATGCTAAATTTATAGCCAATGCCACAACTTTTCTATGCTTCATCCTACTAACAAGCattaaaatgatgaatttacTAAAAGTTTAGTAAATACATTCTAACATGTCTGCTTCTtcttatttctatatatatatatatatgacacaATGGCAATAGCTTCGCTTATATACATAAGCTCACAACCTTGACCAAAGACCACCGGCAGGCTAGCCGGCATCTTCTCAcatttcataaatttaaaaaaaaaaaaaaaaaaaagataagtcaAAAAtgggaaataaaataaaaaatagctttgtttttttaatatcttgTGGAGGACACGACAGACTGCCTTATGGGCCTATCAATGTTTTGCTGATCCAGAAAACTCATCCTTCTACTCCATGAGATTGTAGGCTGATGCCCTCATGGCGACCATAAAGAAAAAGGTATCCAATAATACACAATCACTATTCACACACCAACTTTGCAAAGTTAAGCAGCTGTCAAATAATTTTTCCCCACCTCCACAATTCAAAGGACACTTGTACAGATTATATGTAGCAGATGAGAAGGGGGAAATATACAGACAGACTGACAGAGTAAGAATACTTACCTCTTCTCTGAGAAGGCCTGGAACTAAAGCATAAACCTCGAAACAATCTTTCTGTACACACAAAATGTCACTCTAATTAGTTATAGAATCTGCCCATGCATATTGCCctgaataaattatttaaatgtgACTCAAACTTACGGTTTTCTGCACGTTGATCTTCACCCAATCAGCCGGTGCCCCAATATCAACCACTGGTGTGTCCAATCTAGCCACATACACACAAAAgccaagtaaaaaaattaacccaATGCCATTTTTACGGTTCTGATCATGGCATCACTTTTCACATTAATAAGTCGACATATAAGAAGTTTTACTGCAACAGAATCTTAACTGTGGTTTAGATGCTTTCGTACGAGCAGTTTTGACCGTATGTTCCATATAAGATGGTTTCTTACGTTTAAGTAAACCTGAGGGCAACACGCAAAATCCAAACTGAGTTGTCTACATTCTGTAACACTGTTATAGATAAGATCACAGATGAGGAGCCATACCAATGCTCTTAAGCTGTTTTTCACGCTTTTGCATAGAAATAGAATTCTTATCCTGCAAAATGCAATTTTATAGTATTATCATCATAATAATTCTTATACACGTAATAATTTGAGATGTAATGAATACACAACCTTTAACATCACCAGACCTTAATAATAGGGTCGCTAACTTCACCATTTCCAAGAAGGCGTTGTGAGTGCCAACCCTGCATAGCACGTGCTGCAGCATCCCTGCGTGCTCTACCCGATCCTGAAGCCTGTTTTACAACCAACACATGTAACTATGTTATGGACAGTGCTTACAACCCTATTGTGATCAAGGGCAGTAAAAGAAAATCTGAGATAatttaattgatcaaataaGACCTTTAACTTTTAAAGACATTACTGGTTGAACAACTTATTGTTGTTaaagaagtaaaagaaaaagtacattAATAATATAAGCTTAACTTGGTATTATACAAAGTTAGGACAGCAGTAACAGAGAAATTTTAGGCTAATATCTTCTTAAGCTTCAGTAGCCAGAGGTCAGAAATAATGCAGCTATTAGGTTTATAGATTGAAAAGTTAATTTAGGATAAGTTTTAGGCTGCTAAAAACAGGAAGTATGTTTGCAGGGTTTTCCAGATAGTAGGTAATTTTTCATTCAGCTTCTATGGAGTCAGAAATATTCGATTTTACTAGCACTTAGTCTAAAACTCTATTTGTTTTGATGggaaaccttgtgtaaagataattttccagtgtttggtagtatcagaaaaaataagtaaaaggaaaataatctTTGGTCAACAGAAAcaatatggcttatttttagagattattttctacaaattttttttcaaaaacaactctctcacagcaagctaaataaagaaagttaggagattttttttaactcatttaaggttgctaccaaacatagaaaaatgaGAAAGTTTTACTGAAATGCTATTTggaaatgactcattttctagaaaaattaTCGCCAAGAAAAAACAGAGCGTAATTAGAAAGTAGTCCACCTGGGAACTCATTGAAGCCACCAAATTTTCCAAGTCTTAGCCCACAGATAATAAAGTGTATGCTATTTAAGTTATAGGGATGTCCTGGACTAAAACTGGCCTAAAATTGACCACTTCTAAAGCTAAACCCTCAGTGACTATATTACATTTCAACTCTCGAGCATGACATGTGACACAATACATCAGGTAAACATATTTCCATGCACCTGGAATGATAcatataattcttttttcataCAATCATAaccatttgaaaattgaaagtgGCATAAACCATGTGGTATAAGTAGAACACAAAATACCACCACTTTGTTTAATTGTGCGCTAAATCCAACCACAAAgtccaaaacaaaattttggaacCTACCTGATTTTCAATATTTGAAGGCTCTGAGTGAGAAGCAATAGATACACTAAGCTCACCACCAGGTGCTTTATGCCTTTCATAATCAAGGAGAGCCTGATTAACACAAAACGGTAATAAACTagttatttaataatttaaaaacagATCATGatataatacaatttttttttaagtaaaagcTGGCACAAGCCATAAACAGGTGCACTTGAAAAGGAGGGGTAAAGAACTCATGGAAGCCTAAGAGCAaccacaaagaaagaaagagataatagGTATTAAACTAACGCACAACAGAACCATAGAAGCACTTCTCCACACAAACAAGCATAAATTCTAATTAAGAATGAACTTTGGGAAAGTTGGGAAGACATTGCCGGGGCCTTCatgaaaataatagtaaaattcaTAGCAGGTAACTTTGACTAGTTATCAAATTAGCACAATTCCCTTTTTTACAAGTTAATTgtattaaaacaaattttaaatgctAAGGGGAAAATCCAATGTTTTTTAATCCAATAAGAACAATTATAGCATAgatttcaaaacaaataaagctCACTAGTTATACATATAACCCATATTAAGTCCATATGCATAACACAGATTTTTCATTTGGGGATATTAGTTAGACGGACCTATATGAAAGACTACGAATTTAACAATGCATCTAATGCAGCTTTAACcccacaaaaaatttatatatatataaatctgaAATTACCTTCTCATAAAAGCCTCGGAATGTCCACGAAACTGTAGTACATGTCctgtaaaagagagagagagagagagagagagagaggaaaaaagaaaaagattagtAACCATAATTAAAAAGAGTATAAGGCCATTCAGACTCCCACCCCAAGAAAAAAGGGGAAAGGAAATCCTATAATAAcatacctctctctcttttacttATGATAAGTACAAAACAGTAcacataaaaattacaaatgaaaactCAAGAGCTATAACAATtctgaaaaaattaaaaataataagaagaagaagacataaCGACATACGATAAGCTGACATCCAGTCATacaaaattcagaattttaaGCTCAAGAGTAGAAAGATCAACAGCGTTGAAAGTCCAACTAttcctttctttattattaattgACATGAGACCCAAGCAATACTTTCCAACCAAAATACAGGTAAATTACCTTCTTACAGCATCATGTAAAGAACTccaaataaaatgaagaaaacaaaCCACAACTTATGAGCAATTGAGaaatgaagtagaagatgatcaactatttttcacaaaaattacaCGTACAACACAGTTTACTAGGGTGACATTTCTTTGACAAAATTATCCAAAGTTGAAATTTTGCCAAACGCACCCATCCagaccccccaaaaaaaaaaaaggatttcttAGGCAATTTACTACATCACTTCCAAGGAAATTGCATGTTAAATAACCTCTCAAACCTCAAAAAGATTAGACATCAAATATAACATTTCATTAAGCTgccaaaactctttttttttttaataattcaaaagtTGGGGGGCAGGGCTGTTTAAACCCTAGACGTCTTCATTGGAAATGCCAGGAGGTGCCAGTAGAGCTATAAGGCTCTTGGCTCCAAAACAGTCCATCAGCCCCCTCACCCACTGTGATATTACAATATAGTAGGCCCATCAAAGAATTGAATGACTCTAATTCTTGGTCTTGAAAATCTCTAACAAATCTAAGATTTCAAGAACAGAACCCTCTAGGTACTCCACATAAGAATGAACCGGAACATCCTtagtctactttttttttcttttgatgggtaagaaagtaatattattaaaaaagaaatatgaaaaagaatacAGGGTGTTCATGATAATGAacaaagaacaataaaaaaaaataaagaaacatagGAATCAAGAAGCCATGCTAGAAGACCACAGAAAATCAGTAAGAGAAGAACAGTGTGAGAGACCCCAACACCGAGACCGATCTTAAGAGAGTCTGCTGGCACAAATCTATCAACTGAGAAATGATCCTTATCCACAACTATTAGGAACAAATTAAGAAATGATTCTTTTCATGCCACTTCAAATCCTTGTCATATCATATTCATGGAATACGAGTAACCTTCAAGATACACAATATGCCAAAATCGAATGCTCCTACCATATTTACCGCAAACttcacaaacccagaaaacctCTTTAACAAGCTCTAATACTTTTCCAAATGCTATAATCATGAGGCCTCCTCACCGAGTTTGCCATCAACCAGTCCTAAGAAACTCCATACTTCACTCAAATAACATGCCTCATTGCCTCTAAAGGTGGTCTCCTATTTTCATTTGCTCATAATAAAgtgactaaaattttttttttctttcagtttTTGCATTGCTACAATCTTGTTGTTAGGGACTTTGTTGCACGACATCACACGTGACTAGATAAATGATTCAAATGTCCTCACAGTTCGCAAATTAGAGAATTAAGTCTACTTTATGGGTACTTTATACAAGAAGAAGATATCTACACTATTAAAATTAGCATTGTGCATTGTGCAATTAATGGAGTTCACGTATGTGAGATAGTAAAAAAACttgataaataagaaaatatatagtgTTTCTTACTTTGGGGGTTTGAAAGACTCTCCCACTTGCCGCCACAACTTACAAGAAGTCACCTAATAATACAGAGAAGAAAATTATGTACAATTGTCAGCAACAACCAAAAGAATGAGGAGAAATGATGGTTCATAATTCAATAACAGAGTGGAAAATTAATTCATAGCACATAATTCAATAGGCATCTGACTAATCAAGATACAAACCCTAACTTAAATTTTTGAATCATTGGACCTTGTTTCATCCTCCAATTGCAGCTTTCATGTCTTTTTTAGACAACATTacaacaagaacaacaacaacaaagccttagtcccaaaattttggggtctacTATGGATTCTCAACAAATTAGTTAGGGTCGGCTACATGCATTATTTTcctccattcttcttcttaagaCTACATTGAACTTCAGAATTTGATTTGTACTTTTTACTTACTTTCATTTTAAGGGTACCCTTTGGAATACTCCGAGTAATTGTGTTGTGCACCATTAGGGAAAACTTTATATTGTATTACTTGCccgaaaaaagaaagagacaagagctatatattatgaaaattaaaaggTTGAACTAAGAGAAATATTCAAGAAAGGTGGATGCACTATTTCCACTTAACCATCAGTATTCTAAAAATTCAATGCAAGTAGAGTTCACTAAAACTGAGGTAATTTCCAAATCACAACaagttctaaattttttttttttgacgtgGAACCTAACTAAGGTAGGACACTTTGGACCCACCACTGGGGAGTAAACCACAGATACACAGCCCCATTTGCCAGAATTACGTATTACGTAGTCTAGGGTAACTCCTAGAGCTCATCCCAAACCTCCAACCGCTAGGCTGCACCCTGACGGGTAATCACAACAAGTTTTAACTCTTCTcttattgattaaaatttggaAGCACCCAACAAAGACACACCAAAAATGGAAGCTACAAATTGTAAAAGGCGATTACTTAGaaaacaacaaatatatatatataatcatgaTTGCACTATTTTAGAGCATCATTATCTCAGTTCACTTATTTCTGTAAATGCCCTCTTCATTATGATATAATATGAAAAccattatactattttttacTTGCAATAATGCAAAGAATCCAAACGTGACAGTATGTCTGCCACATGTTGTCCAAGTAAGCAGGAATAGAAGTATGTAAGTTTAAAGATGCATATAGCAAGGAGGGTCAAAGAATTTTCCAACATAGGTCCTGTAACAAATTGCACCCAGAAAATATAGTCACAAGAATGTACTCAACATATTTGAATTGCTTTCATTGCCAATGCTATGACTGTACTTCTTGATATCAAGAGAACTACTAATACACCCATCAATCTAAGCTACTCTTGGCATTGACAATTGCTCTGGTAAGATTAACTTCACCAAACGAAAAACAATGGTAATTCAAATTAAGGCATAATGCACGTGAAATTGGTAACTTCATTTGAATACATATGTTCAGGGGAAAACAAAGCATACCTTATCATAGCCACCCAATCTACACACAGCTCTCCACAACCttatcataataaaaaattgatagacATTAGTCCAAACTAAAAATGTGTGTTCCAACTTATAAACTAATTATGAAGAAAATGATATGGATGTAGACGATCAGGAAAACTTACTTAAGGCAATTCAGAGTCTCCCCATAAAACTTAGGAGGTTTGAATTCCATgcttctctctctaaagaaagtttcaagctccttcatgaaagCGGATTGCTCTCCTTCAGTCCCGGATTCAGTACCTTGAGACATATGGTCATCATCCAAAAGACACGAGTGCTTTGAGTTGGAGTTCCCATTATTTACAGGTGTAGTAACAAATTGTTCATTCACCTTAACATCAGATTCTATCcctttgaaaatttgagattttatatCAGAAGGTTGAGCACATGGTGTAGCAGGTTCATTATGAGTTGTAGTTGTAGGTAGGGTGTCAGAATAGATAGCAATTTTGGCCTCAGGCACTACTTGACAAGGTTCAGTTTTGGCAATTGCAATAGCTGGTTCAGCAGTTTCAAGATGACGTGTGGAAATAGTCTTGTCGTCATCATTGCAATCACCGCCTGAATTAATCTTCTGAGGCAAGTCACCGTCTTCAATCTTGACATCAGAATTGGGATGAGTACTGGGTTCAGGCTTGACTAAATCTTGGTGATCGCTTAAAGGGACTTGGGAAGGAGGAAAATCATGAGCTGGTAGGTCTGGATTATTGGACTGAGATTCAATAATCCTATTATCAGTTGATGGGGGGGTCCCATTTTGAGCAGGAATCGGGGTTCCTTCCAGTGGCACAGAATGATAAGGAGACTCAGCCTTGTGGGATTCAAGTTCATCAACTTGTGCATTGGGATTGGGATTGGACAGCAAGCTCCCTTCATCATCAGCCACTACCACATCTTCATTTCGTCTCTCCTCATTCTCATTCTCCTTGGTATCACTCATCTCCGCTTCTAAGCCCCCCACTAACAATAGAGTTTCCTATTACAAAAAACCAAGCCTTTTAgtcccaaaattatttttggggTCGGTTATGGATTCTCAACATACTGGTTAGAGATTATTGAGTGAGGGTGAACCACATGTATTCCTTTCAGccattattatattataaaatcttTCTTCATGGAAAGTGTAGTATTTactaattgaattattttataaatagtctaaaataaaaaggaaagcaGAACAAGAAAAGTAGGACTCTGTTATGTTAAATATTTCACACAAGCAAATCAAATCAAAGCAATGCTGCAACTACAAAC
It encodes:
- the LOC142625873 gene encoding AT-rich interactive domain-containing protein 6-like, with the translated sequence MSDTKENENEERRNEDVVVADDEGSLLSNPNPNAQVDELESHKAESPYHSVPLEGTPIPAQNGTPPSTDNRIIESQSNNPDLPAHDFPPSQVPLSDHQDLVKPEPSTHPNSDVKIEDGDLPQKINSGGDCNDDDKTISTRHLETAEPAIAIAKTEPCQVVPEAKIAIYSDTLPTTTTHNEPATPCAQPSDIKSQIFKGIESDVKVNEQFVTTPVNNGNSNSKHSCLLDDDHMSQGTESGTEGEQSAFMKELETFFRERSMEFKPPKFYGETLNCLKLWRAVCRLGGYDKVTSCKLWRQVGESFKPPKTCTTVSWTFRGFYEKALLDYERHKAPGGELSVSIASHSEPSNIENQASGSGRARRDAAARAMQGWHSQRLLGNGEVSDPIIKDKNSISMQKREKQLKSIGLLKRKKPSYMEHTVKTARTKASKPQLDTPVVDIGAPADWVKINVQKTKDCFEVYALVPGLLREEVRVQSDPAGRLVISGEPEHTDNPWGVTPFKKVVSLPSRIDPHQTSAVVTLHGQLFVRVPFEESE